A portion of the Vicia villosa cultivar HV-30 ecotype Madison, WI unplaced genomic scaffold, Vvil1.0 ctg.002258F_1_1, whole genome shotgun sequence genome contains these proteins:
- the LOC131638295 gene encoding stress-response A/B barrel domain-containing protein UP3-like has translation MINEMQSLVTLEQVRHLTLGPILTNNESISTTIPISDLRYTHLFHSRYDSEEDLQTYNVHSKHINAVRGFIFPICDDLLVVDWIGGEVALPPHPLPGTAFWVSFLKLKEENEQDGEVKEEVFRAIRGIKESNGGVSYVSYGENISPARAKGFSIASLVVFAGREELESVDAGEGLVKVKEHLESVVVVDYVVPSV, from the coding sequence ATGATCAACGAGATGCAATCCTTAGTTACACTTGAACAAGTTCGTCACCTTACTCTAGGACCAATCCTAACCAACAACGAAAGTATCTCAACAACGATACCTATTTCAGATCTTCGTTACACTCACTTGTTCCATAGTCGTTATGATTCTGAAGAGGATCTACAAACATATAATGTCCACTCTAAACATATAAATGCGGTTAGAGGCTTTATTTTTCCTATCTGCGATGATCTTTTAGTGGTGGACTGGATAGGCGGAGAGGTTGCTCTCCCGCCACATCCTTTGCCCGGTACTGCATTCTGGGTGAGTTTCTTGAAACTCAAGGAAGAGAATGAGCAGGACGGTGAAGTTAAGGAGGAGGTTTTTCGGGCTATTCGAGGTATTAAGGAGAGTAATGGAGGAGTTAGTTATGTTTCTTATGGTGAAAATATATCTCCGGCGAGGGCGAAGGGGTTCTCGATAGCTTCGCTTGTGGTTTTTGCAGGACGGGAGGAGTTGGAGAGCGTGGATGCTGGTGAAGGTTTGGTTAAGGTTAAGGAGCATTTGGAAAGTGTGGTGGTGGTTGATTATGTGGTTCCTAGTGTATAG